The following are encoded in a window of Natronoarchaeum philippinense genomic DNA:
- the lipA gene encoding lipoyl synthase — protein sequence MSRSRKPDWLAVQPPSGREFTEIKQTLREHDLNTVCEEANCPNLGECWSGRTDGSAGGDAGGTATFMLMGHKCTRSCGFCDVETGGGEPLDPDEPENVASAVAEIGLDYVVLTSVDRDDLPEQGAAHFAETIREIKRRHPGVLVEVLIPDFQGEPELVRKIIDAEPDVLAHNVETVERLQGKVRDPRAGYEQSLSVLEQASRESDIYTKTSIMLGHGEYDHEVYQTLADLREAEVDVVTLGQYLRPSREHLPVESYDHPDKYETWRRVAEEELDFLYCASGPMVRSSYKAGELFVDAVLREGKSVEDARAEARASD from the coding sequence ATGAGTCGCTCGCGCAAGCCCGACTGGCTGGCCGTGCAACCGCCGTCCGGGCGCGAGTTCACCGAGATCAAGCAGACGCTCCGCGAGCACGACCTCAACACCGTCTGCGAGGAGGCCAACTGCCCGAATCTGGGCGAGTGCTGGAGCGGTCGAACTGACGGATCGGCGGGCGGCGACGCCGGCGGGACGGCGACGTTCATGCTGATGGGCCACAAATGTACGCGCTCGTGTGGCTTCTGTGATGTCGAGACCGGCGGCGGCGAACCGCTCGATCCCGACGAGCCCGAAAACGTCGCCAGCGCCGTCGCCGAGATCGGGCTGGACTACGTCGTCCTGACCTCGGTCGACCGGGACGACCTTCCCGAGCAGGGCGCGGCCCACTTCGCCGAGACGATCCGCGAGATCAAGCGTCGGCATCCCGGTGTCCTCGTCGAGGTGCTGATTCCCGATTTCCAAGGCGAGCCCGAACTCGTCCGGAAGATCATCGACGCCGAGCCGGACGTGCTGGCACACAACGTCGAAACCGTCGAGCGCCTGCAGGGCAAAGTCAGAGACCCCCGCGCTGGCTACGAACAGAGCCTCTCGGTACTCGAACAGGCCAGCCGCGAGTCGGACATCTACACCAAGACCTCGATCATGCTCGGCCACGGCGAGTACGACCACGAGGTCTACCAGACGCTCGCGGACCTGCGGGAAGCCGAGGTCGACGTGGTGACGCTGGGCCAGTATCTTCGTCCCTCCCGAGAACACCTCCCGGTCGAATCCTACGATCACCCCGATAAGTACGAGACGTGGCGTCGCGTCGCCGAGGAGGAACTCGACTTCCTGTACTGCGCGTCGGGCCCGATGGTGCGATCGTCCTACAAAGCGGGCGAGCTGTTCGTCGACGCCGTGCTCCGGGAAGGCAAGAGCGTCGAGGACGCCAGAGCCGAAGCGCGGGCGAGCGACTAA